AACTGCGGATTTTTTGGCGTGCGCCAACCCGCCGTTAATTCAAAACCTGTATCCGGGGAAATGACTTTGGTTGTGACTTTTCCTTACTTCAGCAGCACCATCTTGATCTTCCGGGTGAAGGTTGGAGACACCAGCCGGACGATATACAGCCCCGCAGTGGCCTCCTGGCCGGCGGCGGTCCGGCCGTTCCAGACGACCTGGTGGTAGCCCGGCTCGATGGCGCCCTGCCGCAAGCGCGCCACCTCCCGGCCGAGGAGGTCGTAGATGATCAGGGTGAGGTGTGTGGCCTCGGGCAGGTCGAAGCGGATAATGGTACTGGGGTTGAAGGGATTAGGGTAGTTCTGCCAGAGGGCGAAGGCCTCCGGAATGCCTGCTCCCTCAACCACGGCCAGCAAGCTACCGGTCGCCTCCCCGCTGAGCTCACTGAAGTTGCCATTATAGTCCACCGCTGCTACGCGATAGAAGTAGGCGACTCCCGGCTCCACCTGCTCATCAGTATAGACGGTATCGGTAGTGGTGGTAAGGGAGCTGTCCGCATGGAGGGGAGCAAAGCCGGCCTCTGTGCCCCGGTACATGGCGAAGTACTGGAAATCGGCTGCCGCACCGAAATCGTATGACCAACTCAGATGCACATCGACATCGGTGGGGATCGCCATCAGATTGGCTGGCACACCGGGTGCGATATTGTCCACCGAATATCCGCTGTCAACTTCCGAGAACGAGAAGTGATCGGGATCGGTGGAGCCGTGGGCTGAAACCTTGAAATAGCTCCAGTGAAGACCTGTATGGTTGGAGTCGCGCAGCGTATGCGCCAGGAAGGTATACACTGAATCCTGGGTGGCGTTCACCGATCCGAGGCTGATCCATTCCCCATCGCTGCTCAGGATCACCTGAACCTCTTCCGCCGGATCTGGACCTGGCACCCCCGCAGTTTCACCCGACCAATCGCTTTGCGCAGCTGCCTTGCTCACTCCTTCCACAGCGTGTGCAAGGCTGCCCGGTTCTTGAGCGAGAAGCGAGTGTAAGTCACTTTCATCCTTGCCCGAGGGCTTGGATACCGGCGTGGTGTGCCCCTGGGTTGCCTGTCGCTCCACCGTCGGTGGCACGCTGGGACCAACGCCGGCAGGAGAATCGGCGGGGAGGTCATTCCGGAGCCAGATAGTGTAGGAGGCCACTTGATCAGGGATAGAGGCGCGGTCGTTGGCCGACGCAGCCCAGGTGACCGCTGCCCAGCCGCCCTGGTCCTCAGGCACATCATCGATGGAAATGATCCGGGGCGGCATCTGGTCAGTGGTGGGCAGACCCTGGAGCCATTCCACTGCCTGACCCAGCAGCGCAGTCCGCTGAGCAGGGTCGACGACCGCCTCAAGGCCAAAAGCAAAGTACACTAGCCGGTGCCTAGCGGTATTCACAGCCACGGCGGCCGCAGCCTCTTCCCTAATCGGGTCAGCCGCGACCGAAGCTGGGCGCCGGCTTTGCGAGCCGGTGCGGCTGCCGGCCTGCATCGGTCCATCGCCAGTATTTAAGCCCCCCAATAGCCGAGCACCTATGGGACTGGATGGAGGTGCGCCCCGCTCAAAGACATCATAGACCGGGCTCGAGCGCCTGCCAGCGGCGCCGAACGGCGGCACCGCCAACGTGTCATAAGCCAGCACGGTAGCTGCACCCTGCAACGGTGCGATCTCATCAGGATAGAAGCCTACACCTGTTCCCCCTGTGTAGATGTCCGTCAGAGGTATGCGCATGTTCTCACCCACATACTGACCGGGAACCCCGTTAACGGCGTAAAGGTCGATGTCATCCTGAACAAACCGCGCATGGAGGTAGGCCTGATACCAGTCTTCACTGCCCGCTTGGGTGCCCACATTCAGGTCCCACCCCAAATCCTGATCGGTAATCACCAGCCGGCCCCCATTGTCCAGAAACTGTCCCAGAGCCAACTGCTCGCTCTCGTCCAGAGTCGGGTAGTTCCAGCCAATGTACCATACGACTACCCCGTCGAGATATTGATCCAACACGTCCCCGGTAATGGTGCCCCGCATCCAGTTGCGCCAGGTATCGTACTCA
The sequence above is a segment of the Candidatus Neomarinimicrobiota bacterium genome. Coding sequences within it:
- a CDS encoding T9SS type A sorting domain-containing protein; this encodes MIEDPVGDGGVVDIILVRGASTSGVLEIEMVFATVLDPFDFGGFLSLDIDQDPTTGVPPSFGNPNQDIGTEFEFSFFSLGTGVVDLFDAVLGQYVGSFPVEIDSYTLRFSTPLADIGNDDGKMDVTGVIGDAIGPTDWFPDEGHGTIGVSWLTANPALGTIPAGTTMDVTLTFNAAGLSGGDYDADIVITSNDPANPEVRVSAHLRVDFTTALDGFRIDDDQTGNSWGNSDGLASPGEFLEVYLSVANLGDSAISGAYIIPDPGFDPYVSPNPTYFLDTFISSATELPPGVVTEFLDDFDFYVDGSAPADHILTVPLAIYNGSDILIGEDTLRVPTSGSDIIAPRALPVSVNPSGYSPVGTPITIEAFIWEAGGIAGVSAQIEAPDENVVAALVMVDDGTNGDVLAGNRVYTAQFTPVVEADFFVDIQASDGFGNSGLLENANGFTTQLFTPSQPMLLVADDNPRGLGRNYEDLFSQTMDAQGYEYDTWRNWMRGTITGDVLDQYLDGVVVWYIGWNYPTLDESEQLALGQFLDNGGRLVITDQDLGWDLNVGTQAGSEDWYQAYLHARFVQDDIDLYAVNGVPGQYVGENMRIPLTDIYTGGTGVGFYPDEIAPLQGAATVLAYDTLAVPPFGAAGRRSSPVYDVFERGAPPSSPIGARLLGGLNTGDGPMQAGSRTGSQSRRPASVAADPIREEAAAAVAVNTARHRLVYFAFGLEAVVDPAQRTALLGQAVEWLQGLPTTDQMPPRIISIDDVPEDQGGWAAVTWAASANDRASIPDQVASYTIWLRNDLPADSPAGVGPSVPPTVERQATQGHTTPVSKPSGKDESDLHSLLAQEPGSLAHAVEGVSKAAAQSDWSGETAGVPGPDPAEEVQVILSSDGEWISLGSVNATQDSVYTFLAHTLRDSNHTGLHWSYFKVSAHGSTDPDHFSFSEVDSGYSVDNIAPGVPANLMAIPTDVDVHLSWSYDFGAAADFQYFAMYRGTEAGFAPLHADSSLTTTTDTVYTDEQVEPGVAYFYRVAAVDYNGNFSELSGEATGSLLAVVEGAGIPEAFALWQNYPNPFNPSTIIRFDLPEATHLTLIIYDLLGREVARLRQGAIEPGYHQVVWNGRTAAGQEATAGLYIVRLVSPTFTRKIKMVLLK